The following coding sequences are from one Nicotiana tomentosiformis chromosome 3, ASM39032v3, whole genome shotgun sequence window:
- the LOC104091665 gene encoding uncharacterized protein has translation MVRARKIEKYKRMLGYQEYFHNYSKKIWIFWSADYKINVLDDKEQQVLLQISQIRGNISFHITIVYSKCDENQKNVLRDELRNTSNNINDPQRVVGDFNVAISSEEKLGGLPYRIQEGINFLSCLNDCNLQDGGFHGTVFTWKCGKYDPTHTKYFKILNIWVDHDEYLNVIQQSWVEEVHGNPLYILHQKTKIVCSALSRWLKTTFGDIYEEPKKLEKLIKELEEVSITNNTQDIRTKLARTKAEFTSFLILQEKVLRQKSRVKWLDEGDANTAYFHGVFKDRRRKLFILKIKNEEGEWIEGSNDVASAAVQFFQKMFQADIVVEDSQILNVVKKVVTEALDSYAFPLGG, from the exons AAAAGATATGGATTTTTTGGTCTGCTGATTACAAAATCAATGTCCTGGATGATAAAGAACAACAAGTTTTACTCCAAATTTCTCAAATTCGTGGGAATATTTCATTTCACATTACCATTGTGTATTCCAAGTGCGATGAAAATCAAAAAAATGTTCTAAGGGATGAACTCAGAAACACGTCCAATAACATTAACGACCCTCAGAGAGTGGTTGGTGATTTTAATGTAGCTATTAGCTCGGAGGAGAAGCTCGGTGGCTTACCCTATAGAattcaagaaggaattaatttcCTCTCTTGTCTGAATGATTGCAATTTACAAGATGGTGGATTTCATGGAACTGTTTTCACTTGGA AATGTGGGAAGTATGATCCTACTCATActaaatatttcaaaattttgaatATATGGGTGGACCATGATGAATACTTGAATGTTATCCAACAATCATGGGTTGAAGAGGTTCATGGGAATCCTCTTTATATCCTCCACCAAAAGACTAAAATAGTATGCAGTGCTCTGAGCAGATGGTTAAAGACTACTTTTGGTGATATTTATGAAGAACCAAAGAAGCTGGAAAAGCTCATTAAGGAACTTGAAGAGGTATCTATTACCAATAATACTCAAGATATCAGGACCAAGTTGGCTAGAACTAAAGCTGAATTCACCAGTTTCTTGATTCTTCAGGAGAAAGTTCTAAGGCAAAAATCTAGGGTCAAATGGTTAGATGAAGGGGATGCCAACACAGCTTACTTCCATGGAGTTTTTAAGGATAGAAGAAGAAAGCTTTTTAtcctcaaaataaaaaatgaggaaggagAATGGATAGAGGGCTCCAATGATGTAGCAAGTGCAGCTGTCCAGTTCTTTCAAAAGATGTTTCAAGCTGATATTGTTGTAGAAGACTCTCAAATTCTAAATGTAGTGAAGAAGGTGGTTACTGAAGCTCTTGACAGCTATGCCTTCCCTCTAGGAGGTTAA